From Leishmania mexicana MHOM/GT/2001/U1103 complete genome, chromosome 10:
CGTCCATCCACCGGACAAGGCCCGCCACCAACGCCCGCGCTCGAACGTTTACAGAGAAGAagtcgtcaccgctgccgctgtcggcaTCCGAGGCGTAGGCGGCACCGTAGAGGTCTAAGTCAGCGCCCGAGAGCGGCAGGCAGGCCGCTGGAGGCTCCGCTCGAATCGTTTGCCCGTTGTCCACACGCCGGCGATGCCTGCGGAAGCAGCGAAAGCTCGCCATTCCTCGGCTGGCAGAGGCAGCACTGCCACTCCTGCACCTTCCACAAGCGTCGCTCGCATCGttgcagagggaggcgaggggaCCGCTGCCATCAAAGAGCCATGGCCCTGTTAGGGCAGCGTAGGCCCCGCTCCACAGGAACTGCACGGACTCGTCCTCCAAGGCAAGGGCGTAGCAGCGCTTTCGAACGTCCTCTTCCGTAGGAGCGGGAGGGTCCGTGACGTCAGTTGCTGAAGAGGATGTGTTTGAGTCCCTGCCGCTGACAGTGGAcgacgcgcgcgctgcggcggccctCGCTTTCATGGTGAGCCGGTGCTTCCGTAGAAGCTGTTTCCGCACTGCCGCCATAAGCCgcgacgtcgacgacgcgccaTCGTCGGTGTCTCTCTTGTCCACTGCGCCGGCAGTCCAGCTCGGGTTGCTGTCCTCGCTTTCCAAGTATTCAGCCGCTTCGTTGGCATCCATCGACGTTGCTGTGGTTGTCATGTCTGCCTGCAGCACGGAGATCGGCACGTACTTGAGATCCCAGCTCTCCAGTGTCATGTCACGCTCGAGTGCCACACCAAAGAACAGGTGGGGAAGCACCACCTGTGCTGCGAACTGCCGCGTCTCCTCCGCACTGCTGGATGCGAGCAACAAGCAAACCGGCTGCACATCCTCGACAGACAGGAAGGCTCCAAAGTTGTTGCCGGCTGCGCTGTTGAAGGTGCTAGATGCGCCCGGTgaactgctgctggacgacgagATGGTAGGCCCCAGCGGTGCGCGACGAGGCAGCGTCACCCCGAGCAATGCCATCCCggccaccagcgccagctgcgggTCATCTTCTTCCACGCATCGCAGGAGATACGGCACAATCTCCGTCTCCGCCCAGCGGCTTCCGAGCCTGTGGCacaggtgggggaggagaagaacGGCTCGATAGCGGTCCTgcttgcgctgccgcggctccCTGGAGAGGTCTTCGGCATCACCGGCAGACACCAACGCTTCGGTCGCGCTACCGCCCTCATCGTCCTCGCCAGACCCGCGCGCTACTGCAGCGTAGCCGCTTCGATTCGGCAATGGCCAGTGGATGAGattctccagcaccgccagcgccaccacgcgGTTCTCCATGCTTGGAGGTTCGTCGTTTTCTATGCTAGTGCCTGTGCTCGTGTGCTGCTattctgtgcgtgtgcgcatgagAGGTGAGGTGAGGTGCAACgtgtgggggaagggggggggtgcaggGCGGTGCAATGCATAGCCGAAGGAGACTTCTTGGCGAGTTGGAGCGTGTAGGCGGGTCTTGAGGTttggaagggggggggagggcgcaacagagagagagaaacagtGCTCATGCACGCGCAGAGTGTCCGAGAGCCTCACGGCACGCCTGGACGGGGCTCGGCACTCGCACTGATCCCAAAGGGGGTGCGTGATCGGCACCCTGTGAGGAGGCGttcgcgtgcgtgccacAAGCGCTTCGCACCGTTGCCCCCTTCAACGATAACCAGCGACCGTCCGTAGCCGTCGTTTCCTTCTACGGTTCTcttggtgcgtgtgtgcgcgtgtgtgtgcgtgtgtccgtgGATGGGAATGCAGTGCTGCttcacacgcgcagacacacgcgggcgccaacacgcgcagacacagcagttggaggagggggaggggggagagggagagggaggtaTAGGTATGGNNNNNNNNNNNNNNNNNNNNNNNNNNNNNNNNNNNNNNNNNNNNNNNNNNNCACCCATCCATTCCGTTCGCTTTATGCTTTATTATCAACGACTTGATCGGTTACACGTGTGCTTACACGACGCCCTCGTAGTTCAaggccctccccctcccctccccctccaccaaAATTGAAGCAAGTAAACGGGCAGACAAGGCAGAACAGAGATGAAAACGGCGAAGGTCACGCGGGTCGTGAGCGGCCCCGAGGAGACACATGAGCACCAAGTTCAGTGGCCGACTACCCGTCCAGCTTTGCGTACTGCAGCACCAGATGCCGACCGTACAGGTGCGTTGCTTTGAGCGTCTCCAGCGCGCgtgccgcctcggcctcggAGAGGAACTCGACGAAGGCAAAACCCCGATGGTTGTTCTCGCGgtgggaggagaaggcgtggCTCTtgcgcggcacacgcacggtACGGATCTCGctgaaggcggagaagagctCGCGTACGTCCTTCTCGGTCGCCTCAAAAGGGAGGTTCTTGACGATGAGCTTCTGCGGGTCGCTGCCGGGCGGCACCTTTGATACCGACGCAGAATTCGAGATGGCGCCACTTCCGCCGTTGTCTGGACTTACGCCACcggcgcgacggcgagcgaTGACGGCGGTCTTTGTGGGGTCGAACTCATCGTGATTTCCACCGTCCGCGTCAGCTCCAGCGAACCGTCTCGTGGTGCCCTGTggtgccgcggtggtgtCTGCCACacgtgcctgctgctgcagctgagcgGTGTGCTTGCTGACGACGCACGACAGAGTGCGACCCGCCAGGGTCTTGCCGTTGAGCTTCGCCACACAGTAGGCCAGGGTGCTCTGGTCCGCCACGGTGAGGAAGGCTCGGCCTTGCTCCtgctggaggacgaggcgctTGATGAGTGTCTCTGGCGCGCGGGCCAGTCGCGGGCATGCATCCAATAggaaggcgtgcagctcATCCTCGGTGGTTTGAAAGGGGATGTTGGTGAGAAACAGCGTGTACACCATCGCCTTGGCgaccacggcggcagcagagtCACCGGTGTCGGCGTCCGGATCGTTGTCAGCGGATGGGCCACCCACCAGCCCTAGGTCTGAGGCAGCTACAGCtgaagcgctgccgccctcgccgtcttCCATCAACGCCCCGACCGGTGCCCACTCGAGGAACAGCGGCGCTGTCTTGAAAAGCTTGTAGGAGAGCCGCGTGAAGGCGATGCGCGCGTCTTGCGGATGCGTGTAGCGGAACAGCGCAAACGTCCCTGCAGACGGGAAGGCCGACGTCTCTAGCACACCGAAGCGCACAAATAACTTTGTGAGCTCCGCTGCATCGTTGCCATCCTTTAGCTGGAGGTTCTTCACGAGAATGGTCGTGTTCGACCGCGACTTCAGAAAGTTCTGCGTGGCACCCTCTAGGAGATCAAAGGCAATCCCTTCGTCGCTCAGCACTTGCTGCACCTCGCTCGTCAGATACGCCTCTGCGATGGccgcgcgcacggcggcacccttggcaccgacgccgacgacATCCTCCGACCGCACGCcaagccgctgcgccaccgtctccacGGCCGCGTGGCTGTTCATGTACATTGTGTTCCACGTCACTtgcccgcctccgccctccttGCCGCGGCGAtccgcctcgcgctgctTCTTGAACTGGGAGGATCCAGCAAGAGTCGCCCCGTTCAGTGCACCATTGGCTGCTtgagcggctgccgtcgaggCGAGCGCAGCTTCTCGCTCCATCACACGCTTGCTGTGGGGGTCCtcttcggcggcgctgacgcgGAGCAGGCGACCCATGAGGATGGCACCGCGGCACAACTGAAGCGCTCGCACCGCATCCTCGCCCGATGAAAAGCGCATGAAGGCAGCGCCTTTGTTCTGCCGCGTGTCTTTGGTGAGGGGGATGTGCACCGACTCCACGGGTCCCACGAGGGAGGCGGCAAACTGCTTCAGGTGCTCTTCGGTGGCGATGTACGGGATGTTGGCAAGGCGAATGCGGTGGGACGCACGCGCGATCTCttcctgcgcctcctgcgtcATGGCCGCAGGGTCATGGTCAACACCTTTCTTCCCTAGATTCGTCGAGTTAGCGGCATTCATAGCCGTAGCAGGGATGTCCCCGTCGACATCACTGTCGCGCGTGGAGGCGACGTCGTCCGCGCCATCTTCTCGCCGCGCCGTTTCTTTCGCATCCACCGCGCTGTGCGTCAGGGGGCCCGCGAGTCTGGCCAGGAAGTCCATGTCGCTCACTTCCCCCAGCGCTTGCTGCCGCGACAGGGCCAGACGCTCTTGTtcggcctcgtcgtcgtcattggtgtcgccgccgtcagcggcacgccTCTCGGCTTGCTGGCGGCTCCTCCGATGCTGCGGCGTCTTCTCGCCCATAGCGGAATTCTTCGGCTCATCCTCACCCGCCGCAGCTGTAGACGAGGTATCCGGAGCCAGGAGCACCTCTGCTGCCCACGTGGGCCCTTCCGTCGCCTTGCTTCGCAGCTCTACAAACTCACGCTGACGGCGTGCGAGGCCGTCCGCTAAGGTCGCACCGGTGTCACTGTCCTTCTGCCCATCCTCCTGGTCACTGTCGCGCGCACGCTTGCGAGTCGGCGCCTGCTCGCGCGACGTCGTGGACGAGGTGAGCCCGGAGGCGTGGGCATCGTCTGCGGCGCCAGCTCTCGATTTGCCTCTGCTCTTCCGGCCGCTCATCTCTTctccctgctgctgctgctgctgctgctgctgcttgcgcaGCTGATTCAGCGTGACGCCGACCTCGTTGAGGCCCTTCGCCAGCTCGACCTTCAGACGAGAGCTGCGGAAGAAGGAGCTGTTAAAGTACTCGGCGACAAAGTGCCCCGCCGCTGAGGTACGGAAGCCGACAAACGCCATGCGGAGGATCATCTTGGGGGCcttggctgctgcgactgcgccgACGGAGCCCTGCCGTTGCTTCTGATGCCTGTGGTGGTGATCCCGGTCCGTGGCCGTGGCGGGTCTGCGAATAAACTGCACGTCGGTGATCTCCAGCAGCGGAGCCTctcgcggcgccgtgcgcaggaggtgctgtttcagctgctcctccgtgcAGTCGTTTGGTAGGTTGAGAatgcgcacacgcgacaTGGCGCGTTTGTTAGCAGTGCGATGCTGCGAAGGACATGTAGATCGTGTCACGGGAGGgcgagcagaggagagaTGAGGAAAGTTTTAGTTGGACAgaacacatacacgcagagACATAATACACATAAAAGGATTCTGGCAggaggcggcaacggcaccaccatcacactagcaccgccgcgcgcatgcgagggggcccctctccccccgaacactcacacacacagacacagacgtCGGTGCGTGTACCTTCCTCGTGCTGAGTTCATCCGCGAGCACTGCATACAcaaacatacacacagagggagggggagagatgtGAAGCAAAcaagaacagaaaaaaaggttACAGGTAAAGcaagcagaaaaaaaaggccgcgtacgcacacacgcacacatacatacatacatacatatatgtgtgtgcagaCGTATATCTATATgccacgcacatgcacaccaaTACATATGCATGTACATCGGTACAGACCTAAACACACGTTCGCCcatacacgtgtgtgcgccgacgcggcaccgctgtcaACGCCTCTTTCACCCATGTCCAAAGCACGATCGctggcccctcccctcacctccctctccgttgTGCCTTCAcaccaccacgcacgcgGGTGCCGTTGGGTgccgaacacacacacataaaaaaaaaacgatgaGTCCAcgtgaggggagagagaggggggggagtgggcgGGACTCGGGCGGCATCGGCGCTCGCTCTACCGAGCAAAGATAAAAGAAAACGGTAACGATGCCCAAGGGCAGCGCAAACAAAGTTCATtaagcgtgtgcgtgtgtgtgtgtccacaTCCTCTGCGGTATACAGGATGGGGCCAAGCCGCCACGCGGCACccaacccacccacctcctcgACCGGGCCCCGCCACAGACCTCATCGCGTGGCGCGAGGCATCggtagacacacacgcgctacagcagtgcgccgactcggctACCTGAGCACGGCCGCTGGCTCAGGCTCTACCTGGCCCCACGCGTCGCAGGTGtccgcctcaccgccgctCCCACTGTGccggccaccacctcacGCACCTCATCAGGGTGACGCTCAGGCCCCCTGCCAGCAGGCAGTGATGGCCGGGTGGGATGTGTTCGAATTGCGCTGGCATTTCGCCTGTCATAGGGATGGTGCAAAGGtgctcgctgtcgcaggtcgcaCCGGCGCAACCATGTCCACGACATGAGCGCCGACATGGCAGtcgcgatgcatcgctctggcctccccacgtcgtaggcacgTGACCACGTCACCAGCAAAAGCGGTTCGGCATTGGCAAGGgatggagggggagaaggggggtggggaagggggtgctTGGCTTCCAGCCCAAACAGAGCGTGGTCCACTGGACCCTGGGATGCCGCGCAttgcggcgtgtgtgtatgtgcgcctcccccctctcgtcgtcgtcaaGGGGTTTGCATTCGGGTACCAAAGGAGAAGAAACGCGAGAGCTGTGCAACGGCCGGGCAGAGGCGTATACCGACACACTCACACTCCGACGCGCGCACCAGGAGGGGACGGCGGCTCAAAGCACGTTCGCCCTTCTTCCCCTCTATAGAGTCTCGATGATACTGTATGTGCCGATAACCATGATGAGCACTCCCACGAGAAGGTACACGTAGCAGCGGATGCGCTTGAAGGTAACGCACGGCGTCGCAACGAAGATCTTCTTCCAGTACTGCAGCGTGTTGCGGTCCGCATCGGGGTACGCCACGGCATACTTCACATGCATGGCGAGGACCGACGGGATGATCATGACCATGCACActgacggcagcgcgccaaTGAACGCGACGACGGTGTTGACGGCTGAGGTCGGCATCCCCATGGCCAGGGCCCAGATAACAAGATTGATGAGCAGACGGAGGCCGATGCCTATCCAGCTATGTGGTTTGCACCTCACCGTCTGGTCAATCAGCTGCATCGCTGGCATGAACTGCACCGGGTAGGTGAAGATGAGGTTGAGCATaaaacacacgcgcacactcgTACCCCACGGCGAGTGCGCCACCTTGGCCACCAGCGAGGTGGTCATGGAGTTGCCGTAGGCGAGGTAGCCAGTCAAGCCAAACAGTATGTACCAAGCAATCACGCCGATGATGACAAGGGTCGCCATCTTGAGCACCAGCCGCTTCTTCGTGCAGGCGGCGTGCACCGGCAGGATGATGGCAATGCCCTCCAGCACCATCATGTTGTTGGCGAGGTTATTGAACCAGCCCACGGNNNNNNNNNNNNNNNNNNNNNNNNNNNNNNNNNNNNNNNNNNNNNNNNNNNNNNNNNNNNNNNNNNNNNNNNNNNNNNNNNNNNNNNNNNNNNNNNNNNNGCTGGCTGTACATGAGCAGAGCCCAACTGCGCAGGGCCATGCACNNAACAAGAACCAACNCAATCCGGCGCCGCACACGTAGCGGCACACTNGCGAGTAGGTGGTCACATCGCTGCGGTTGATCGTCACCTTCACATCCACCAGCATCCGCGTACAGTcgatgacggcggcgcccATGAGGACGGTGAGGATCACAGAGACTGCGTAGCCTGCATCGGGGTAGAAGGTGGGCAGTAGGTACACGCCGGTGCCGACGTTTGCTTTGAAGACGTGGAAGGCGGACTTGTAGATGTTTGTGTTCTCCTTTAGCTcaccggcggcgaggcggacgaCAGTCGtgtcatcctcgtcgtctaTTTCCAGGTActcctgcgccttctggTCGTTCTGGGGGACGGAGGGGTCGCCATGGCTCGCGTCCCCGTCGCCCTCCACCTCAGCCCCGCTCATGAAGTCCTCGATGAGGGTGCTGCGGTGATGTTCGTCCTCCATTTGCGTGAGATGTGCGGGTTCGTTGTCTGATGCGGTGCTCGGGAACCTGGTCATGCGTGCGAGcaggaggtgggtgggtggggatgGGTGGGGCGGTCAATCGAattggggggagggggaggggggttatTGTGGTAAAGGGAAAATAAGGACGGGTCCaaaggaaggggggggtgaggagagagagggtggggtgggggtggtggtggtggtccaacgccgccgacgaggagagagaacgcTGCGCCGTACCGTGGCAGCTCTGAAGAAGCTGCGAAGGGAGCAGTTCGGTCGCGGGCGGTTGTGCCAGCGACGGCCACTtcagagggaggagggggtgaggggtggggaaAAGGGTGCTCGGCGTACGGAAGCCCGCCTTGCACCCACTGTAGGAAAGTTGAGGAGTAGGATGAACCttgggaagaggggggagggggaggggcccaCAAAGCCAGTGGAGGCGTGAGAAAAGACTGCGTGTGCCCACAGATTAGGCGAGGGGGAATAGGCGCGTTCCGTCGGAGACGGGAAGATGGTGACCCTCTCAAAGCCTTCCACCGATCCATATCACCGCTATGGCTCTCTACTGCAGTCATCTCTGgctgcttctgtgtgtgcgtgggcgcacgtgtgtgtgtgtgtgtgtgccaatCGTGCGCTTTCCGTGTCGCACCGAAGTGTcacaacacacaacacacagcacacacacatatccGAATAAAGCTATAAAAGAGAAATGTTACCGTTACCTGTGCGCTTAGTACCCATACCccacgcgtgcgcgtgtgtgtccacATCCTCTGCGGTATACAGGATGGGGCCAAGCCGCCACGCGGCACccaacccacccacctcctcgACCGGGCCCCGCCACAGACCTCATCGCGTGGCGCGAGGCATCGgtggacacacacgcgctacagcagtgcgccgactcggctACCTGAGCACGGCCGCTGGCTCAGGCTCTACCTGGCCCCACGCGTCGCAGGTGtccgcctcaccgccgctCCCACTGTGccggccaccacctcacGCACCTCATCAGGGTGACGCTCAGGCCCCCTGCCAGCAGGCAGTGATGGCCGGGTGGGATGCGTTCGAATTGCGCTGGCGTTTCGCCTGTCATAGGGATGGTGCAAAGGtgctcgctgtcgcaggtcgcaCCGGCGCAACCATGTCCACGACATGAGCGCCGACATGGCAGtcgcgatgcatcgctctggcctccccacgtcgtaggcacgTGACCACGTCACCAGCAAAAGCGGTTCGGCATTGGCAAGGgatggagggggagaaggggggtggggaagggggtgctTGGCTTCCAGCCCAAACAGAGCGTGGTCCACTGGACCCTGGGATGCCGCGCAttgcggcgtgtgtgtatgtgcgcctcccccctctcgtcgtcgtcaaGGGGTTTGCATTCGGGTACCAAAGGAGAAGAAACGCGAGAGCTGTGCAACGGCCGGGCAGAGGCGTATACCGACACACTCACACTCCGACGCGCGCACCAGGAGGGGACGGCGGCTCAAAGCACGTTCGCCCTTCTTCCCCTCTATAGAGTCTCGATGATACTGTATGTGCCGATAACCATGATGAGCACTCCCACGAGAAGGTACACGTAGCAGCGGATGCGCTTGAAGGTAACGCACGGCGTCGCAACGAAGATCTTCTTCCAGTACTGCAGCGTGTTGCGGTCCGCATCGGGGTACGCCACGGCATACTTCACATGCATGGCGAGGACCGACGGGATGATCATGACCATGCACActgacggcagcgcgccaaTGAACGCGACGACGGTGTTGACGGCTGAGGTCGGCATCCCCATGGCCAGGGCCCAGATAACAAGATTGATGAGCAGACGGAGGCCGATGCCTATCCAGCTATGTGGTTTGCACCTCACCGTCTGGTCAATCAGCTGCATCGCTGGCATGAACTGCACCGGGTAGGTGAAGATGAGGTTGAGCATaaaacacacgcgcacactcgTACCCCACGGCGAGTGCGCCACCTTGGCCACCAGCGAGGTGGTCATGGAGTTGCCGTAGGCGAGGTAGCCAGTCAAGCCAAACAGTATGTACCAAGCAATCACGCCGATGATGACAAGGGTCGCCATCTTGAGCACCAGCCGCTTCTTCGTGCAGGCGGCGTGCACCGGCAGGATGATGGCAATGCCCTCCAGCACCATCATGTTGTTGGCGAGGTTATTGAACCAGCCCACGGGGATGCGGTTGCCGGCGACGTTGCAGCCCGGGTGAACACCGTCCTGGTTGAGCTGTACGAGCGACGTTGCGAAGCAGGATATGAGGGAGTAGAAGACACTGACGGTGGCGATGATGGAGCCGATGGCGAGCAGCGAGAGGTTGTCGGAAAAGCACGTCATGGGGAAGCACAGGAAGAGCATCACCGACACCCACAAGTACTTGGAGCCCCTGAAGTTGACGAGGTCATCCATGGTGTCACCAAACAGCTGGCTGTACATGAGGCAGAAGCCAAACTGCGCAAGGGCCATGGCAACAAACAAGAACCAACCCAATCCGGCGCCGCACACGTAGCGGCACACCTGCGAGTAGGTGGTCACATCGCTGCGGTTGATCGTCACCTTCACATCCACCAGCATCCGCGTACAGTcgatgacggcggcgcccATGAGGACGGTGAGGATCACAGAGACTGCGTAGCCTGCATCGGGGTAGAAGGTGGGCAGTAGGTACACGCCGGTGCCGACGTTTGCTTTGAAGACGTGGAAGGCGGACTTGTAGATGTTTGTGTTCTCCTTTAGCTcaccggcggcgaggcggacgaCAGTCGtgtcatcctcgtcgtctaTTTCCAGGTActcctgcgccttctggTCGTTCTGGGGGACGGAGGGGTCGCCATGGCTCGCGTCCCCGTCGCCCTCCACCTCAGCCCCGCTCATGAAGTCCTTGATGAGGGTGCTGCGGTGACGTTCGTCCTCCATTTGCGTGAGATGTGCGGGTTCGTTGTCTGATGCGGTGCTCGGGAACCTGGTCATGCGTGCGAGcaggaggtgggtgggtggggatgGGTGGGGCGGTCAATCGAattggggggagggggaggggggttatTGTGGTAAAGGGAAAATAAGGACGGGTCCaaaggaaggggggggggtgaggggggagagggtgggttGGTGAGGCCACTCCACACAGACTCCTTTCGTATGCGAGATGCGACGGATTGTTGGAAAGGGATGTgaatgtgtgtgcgtattgggagagggagagaggaagggagaggggcggaaATCGTGCGAGAGAGTATGGATCGCGGGGGCGTCACGGGACGAGTTGCTTGCCTCTGTGGCACAACGGAGATGGACTGTGATGGCGAAGTTTTACTGAAGACGCGTGGGGAAgcgagaaggggggggggatggggaggggaaggcgacgacgatgaaCGCAGCAGGCCaagggaaaggagagggaggggtatAGGCAAAATTAACTGCATAGCATagtgtggggggagggggatgccgGCG
This genomic window contains:
- a CDS encoding putative amino acid transporter — translated: MTRFPSTASDNEPAHLTQMEDERHRSTLIKDFMSGAEVEGDGDASHGDPSVPQNDQKAQEYLEIDDEDDTTVVRLAAGELKENTNIYKSAFHVFKANVGTGVYLLPTFYPDAGYAVSVILTVLMGAAVIDCTRMLVDVKVTINRSDVTTYSQVCRYVCGAGLGWFLFVAMALAQFGFCLMYSQLFGDTMDDLVNFRGSKYLWVSVMLFLCFPMTCFSDNLSLLAIGSIIATVSVFYSLISCFATSLVQLNQDGVHPGCNVAGNRIPVGWFNNLANNMMVLEGIAIILPVHAACTKKRLVLKMATLVIIGVIAWYILFGLTGYLAYGNSMTTSLVAKVAHSPWGTSVRVCFMLNLIFTYPVQFMPAMQLIDQTVRCKPHSWIGIGLRLLINLVIWALAMGMPTSAVNTVVAFIGALPSVCMVMIIPSVLAMHVKYAVAYPDADRNTLQYWKKIFVATPCVTFKRIRCYVYLLVGVLIMVIGTYSIIETL
- a CDS encoding putative amino acid transporter, which gives rise to MTRFPSTASDNEPAHLTQMEDEHHRSTLIEDFMSGAEVEGDGDASHGDPSVPQNDQKAQEYLEIDDEDDTTVVRLAAGELKENTNIYKSAFHVFKANVGTGVYLLPTFYPDAGYAVSVILTVLMGAAVIDCTRMLVDVKVTINRSDVTTYSXVCRYVCGAGLXWFLXXAWPCAVGLCSCTA